One Streptomyces sp. NBC_00102 DNA segment encodes these proteins:
- a CDS encoding thioesterase II family protein, which translates to MTAPHTGADAWLRRYHPADADAVTLVCFPHAGGSAGYFHPFSAALAPSVAVVAVQYPGRQDRLGEPCVEDLGELAEAVQRQLRTLCGPLAFFGHSMGASIAFEVARRRELAGEEAPLMLFVSGRRAPDTRRAATEPVHSLDDAGLLARIKRLGGTHTQLLDDPELVDLVLPAVRGDYRAVESYHCPPGTVLRSPLTVLTGTEDPLTTAEEADAWRRHTSAACTVHTFPGGHFFLEPESRAVIATVSGALAGLTVR; encoded by the coding sequence ATGACCGCACCGCACACGGGGGCCGACGCCTGGCTCCGCCGCTACCACCCCGCCGACGCGGACGCCGTCACCCTGGTGTGCTTCCCGCACGCCGGAGGATCCGCGGGCTATTTCCACCCGTTCTCGGCGGCCCTGGCACCCTCCGTCGCCGTGGTGGCCGTCCAGTACCCGGGGCGGCAGGACCGCCTCGGCGAGCCCTGCGTCGAGGACCTCGGCGAGCTCGCCGAGGCCGTGCAGCGGCAACTGCGCACGCTCTGCGGACCGTTGGCCTTCTTCGGCCACAGCATGGGCGCCTCTATCGCCTTCGAGGTGGCCCGGCGGCGGGAACTGGCGGGCGAGGAAGCACCGTTGATGCTCTTCGTCTCCGGCCGCCGCGCCCCGGACACCCGCCGCGCGGCGACGGAGCCGGTCCACTCACTGGACGACGCGGGTCTCCTCGCCCGGATCAAGCGGCTCGGCGGCACCCACACCCAGCTCCTGGACGACCCCGAGCTCGTCGATCTGGTGCTCCCCGCCGTCCGGGGCGACTATCGCGCCGTCGAGAGCTACCACTGCCCGCCCGGCACCGTCCTCCGCTCACCGCTCACCGTGCTGACCGGCACCGAGGACCCGCTCACGACGGCAGAGGAGGCCGACGCCTGGCGCCGGCACACCTCCGCAGCCTGCACCGTGCACACCTTCCCCGGCGGCCACTTCTTCCTGGAGCCGGAGTCCCGGGCCGTGATCGCGACGGTCTCCGGCGCCCTGGCGGGCCTCACCGTCCGATAG
- a CDS encoding Lrp/AsnC family transcriptional regulator, translating to MLVLDDLDRSLVHALHVNGRAPFTLVAEVLGCSTQTVVRRYRRLHAQAGLRVVALPAPRSSGTHQWFVRLTAATRSAHDIALALARRPDTSWVRLASGGTEIVAVIHTTPAGPDAHALLLRDIPRTAGITAVSAHYLLHVYLGGPTAWRGRVDALDAGQQARLRAESVSDAGTDPGAGTSAYLLTEADRLLLEALGADARASYADLAAATGSTASTVTRRLAELRARGALFFDVDVDPALLGATVSALLWMQVAPAHLDEVARALAEHEELAMVVATTGPTNLVAQVLCRDTEELHRYLTRKVAWSTIARIETAPVLRTYKAAATLRSGWG from the coding sequence ATGCTCGTACTGGATGACCTGGACCGCAGCCTGGTCCACGCTCTGCACGTGAACGGACGGGCGCCCTTCACGCTCGTCGCGGAGGTCCTCGGCTGCTCCACCCAGACCGTGGTCCGCCGCTACCGCCGGCTGCACGCCCAGGCCGGTCTGCGCGTGGTCGCGCTCCCCGCCCCGCGCAGCTCGGGCACCCACCAGTGGTTCGTGCGGCTGACCGCCGCGACCCGCAGCGCCCACGACATCGCCCTCGCGCTCGCGCGCCGCCCCGACACCTCGTGGGTACGGCTCGCCTCCGGCGGAACCGAGATCGTGGCCGTCATCCACACCACCCCCGCGGGCCCGGACGCCCACGCGCTGCTGCTGCGCGACATCCCGCGCACCGCCGGGATCACGGCGGTCTCCGCGCACTACCTGCTGCACGTCTACCTCGGCGGCCCGACCGCGTGGCGGGGCAGGGTCGACGCGCTCGACGCCGGCCAACAGGCCCGGCTGCGCGCCGAATCCGTCTCGGACGCCGGTACCGACCCAGGAGCCGGGACGTCCGCGTATCTGCTGACCGAGGCCGACCGGCTGCTCCTGGAGGCGCTGGGCGCGGACGCACGGGCGAGCTACGCCGACCTCGCCGCGGCGACCGGGTCGACCGCCTCGACGGTGACCCGCAGACTCGCCGAACTGCGGGCGCGCGGGGCGCTCTTCTTCGACGTGGACGTGGACCCGGCCCTGCTCGGCGCGACCGTCTCGGCGCTGCTCTGGATGCAGGTGGCGCCCGCACATCTGGACGAGGTCGCCCGCGCGCTCGCCGAGCACGAGGAGCTGGCGATGGTGGTGGCGACCACCGGCCCCACCAACCTGGTCGCGCAGGTGCTCTGCCGGGACACCGAGGAACTCCACCGCTATCTGACCCGCAAGGTGGCGTGGAGCACGATCGCCCGCATCGAGACGGCCCCGGTGCTGCGCACCTACAAGGCGGCGGCGACCCTCCGCAGCGGCTGGGGGTGA